The Mesotoga sp. UBA6090 region CATCAAACACGGTGCTATTATCTAAATGTAAGAGATGGATCGAACGAAGGCAAAAGGAGGAGTCGATTATGAAGAAGAGATCACTGAAAATCAGAAAAGACATTCAAAAAGAAATCGACATGGCGAGATCGGCTTCTGCAAGATACGGAAACTTTCTAGCTTTATAAACTAATTACACCAGTAGAATCGCGATAAATAAGCAACCCCCCTTTTCCCCCACGGAAAGAAAGATGACTTCGGGTCTCAGCAGAGGCCCTTTTTTTGTGTCTTGAAGTCAAAAATCAAGAGAATCCGAAAGCTTATTCCAAAGAATGCCCAGCCAACTTCCAGAAGGTTGGAAACGTTCAATACTTTGGGGTTTCAACTCTCGCTCTCTATCCTTTCGATTGCTCTTTTTTGATCTCGTCCGGTAACTTTCCGCGACCAATCCCCTACCCAGTTCGATGTAAATCTTTCATTGCAATAGTAGCAATTAGTTAGACGACGATCAAACATTTCTTTGTTGATGTAACAGTTATATAACCTTGAAGAAGGCTCTAAGTGGTTTATCGGCTCATAGCTGCTAGCAGCTTGTTCAGAAATCCTATGCTCTGGTCATCTGTTTCCCAATGACTGCCGTCCTAACCGGCGTCTCATTTCACGCTCTACTATGCTTCTTGTCTAATTTCTTCTTCATTGTGTGGTGACCACCGATGTTAATCACCATCCAGAGGATTCCTCCGTTAGATGGCCCAAACAAATGATAGATATTTCTTGAGTTTTGGTTCTGACAAGTGAGAATACGATATGATAGTTGCATAGGAAGGTCTGTATTGTTTGTGAGAAAGGACGGTGATAGAGACCAATGTTTTTCCTAACTAAGGAGTTCACATTTGATGCGGCTCACAATCTTACAAGCTATCACGGAAAGTGTGAAAAGCTTCACGGTCACACCTATAAGCTACAGATAACAGTTGCAGGAGAGAAGAATCAAGAGGATATGGTCGTTGATTTTTTGCAGCTAAAAGATATTGTCAAATCGGAAGTTTTGAACTTACTCGATCATGCATACATAAACGATGTTATACCTCAGCCGACCGCAGAGAACATCGCTGAGTGGATATTCAAACGCCTGGCTTCCAAGGTTGGCGGGAGCCATTACGAGCTATATGAAGTGGCGGTGTGGGAAACACCGACTAGCTTTGTTCGTTATAGGGGGAGAGATGTTTGGTAGGAATTCCACTCGGGCGTTTCGTTCCAGCTGATTCGATTATTCACAACTTGTCACCAGTAGCAAAGACCATATCCTTTGTTTCTCTTGCAGTTGGCTCTCTGTTTCTGAACGGGATTGTAGATTTCACAATCTTCTTATCACTTTGGATAATTCTCTCCGGACTTTCGGCAGTTCCTTTCAGGGAGTACATGAAGACACTCCGTGGGATAAGATTTTTGATCCTGCTGATTGTGGTCTTTCAGATCCTTTTCTCTCATGGAAAAGTCTTGCTTGACCTAAAAGTATTGAGAATCACGGAAGAAGGTTTAATTAACGCTGTTGTGCTTTCGGCGAGAATGATTCTTGCCGTGCTTTTCAGTATAGTACTTTCACTCACGACATCTCCCCTCGAGATCTCTTTTTCTGTGGAAGAGATTATTGGCAAATTCCCTGCCGGCAAGAAACGGTCTTCTGAACTTGGGATGGCACTTTCGTTGACGCTTACGTTCATCCCACTGATCTCTCTTCAAACAAACCGAATAATAATGGCACAGAAGGCGAGGGGCGTTGAGTTCGACAAAGGAAGCTTTCCTTCAAGAGTGAAAAACTCGCTATCAGTAGTGATCCCGGTAATTACGACATCACTGAAAAAGGCTCAGGATACTGCCGCCGCCCTTCAGATTAGGGGTTACAAACCCGGACATAAGTTAACTAGCCTTAGGGAAAAGCGTTGGTCTTCAAACGACTCGATTCTTCTAGTGGTAACGATCTTTTCAGTTCTGAGTGCCATCATACTGTAAAGCCAAAAAGGTCTGCTAAACGAGAAGGATTGATCCTTGCCATGGCTCGGGCAGATGCTAGCCTGAGACGGCTTTCGTTGGAAGCATCCAGTACTATTCCC contains the following coding sequences:
- the queD gene encoding 6-carboxytetrahydropterin synthase QueD → MFFLTKEFTFDAAHNLTSYHGKCEKLHGHTYKLQITVAGEKNQEDMVVDFLQLKDIVKSEVLNLLDHAYINDVIPQPTAENIAEWIFKRLASKVGGSHYELYEVAVWETPTSFVRYRGRDVW
- a CDS encoding energy-coupling factor transporter transmembrane component T family protein, which translates into the protein MVGIPLGRFVPADSIIHNLSPVAKTISFVSLAVGSLFLNGIVDFTIFLSLWIILSGLSAVPFREYMKTLRGIRFLILLIVVFQILFSHGKVLLDLKVLRITEEGLINAVVLSARMILAVLFSIVLSLTTSPLEISFSVEEIIGKFPAGKKRSSELGMALSLTLTFIPLISLQTNRIIMAQKARGVEFDKGSFPSRVKNSLSVVIPVITTSLKKAQDTAAALQIRGYKPGHKLTSLREKRWSSNDSILLVVTIFSVLSAIIL